The following are encoded in a window of Anopheles gambiae chromosome X, idAnoGambNW_F1_1, whole genome shotgun sequence genomic DNA:
- the LOC1271904 gene encoding E3 ubiquitin-protein ligase znrf2 isoform X1, producing MGIKASTANGGQQSPRARTFSTSSSSDVVSGTAGAPYEISSANPDPDSSSAEENAAASAPLALGRVYATSLPTHIWSINGIKCPVCSKFVTPDDIECHLVMCLTKPRLSYNEDCLTDAKGECVICLEDLSPGDIIARLPCLCIYHKVCIDKWFEVNRSCPEHPGD from the exons ATGGGAATAAAGGCGAGCACCGCGAATGGAGGACAGCAGAGTCCCCGGGCACGCACCTtctcgaccagcagcagcagcgatgtGGTGTCCGGCACCGCAG GCGCACCGTACGAAATATCGTCCGCTAATCCCGATCCCGATAGTAGCTCGGCGGAAGAAAATGCCGCGGCTAGTGCTCCGCTTGCTTTGGGAAGAGTGTACGCAACATCACTACCTACTCATATCTGGTCAATCAATG GTATAAAATGTCCAGTATGTAGCAAATTTGTGACGCCTGACGACATCGAGTGTCATTTAGTAATGTGCCTAACGAAGCCTCGCCTATCATATAATG aGGACTGTTTAACCGACGCAAAGGGCGAGTGTGTCATTTGCTTAGAGGATCTATCTCCTGGTGATATCATTGCTAGACTTCCGTGCTTATGCATCTACCATAAAGT ATGCATCGACAAATGGTTTGAAGTGAATCGTAGCTGCCCGGAACATCCGGGCGATTAG
- the LOC1271904 gene encoding E3 ubiquitin-protein ligase ZNRF1 isoform X2, whose product MGIKASTANGGQQSPRARTFSTSSSSDVVSGTAGIKCPVCSKFVTPDDIECHLVMCLTKPRLSYNEDCLTDAKGECVICLEDLSPGDIIARLPCLCIYHKVCIDKWFEVNRSCPEHPGD is encoded by the exons ATGGGAATAAAGGCGAGCACCGCGAATGGAGGACAGCAGAGTCCCCGGGCACGCACCTtctcgaccagcagcagcagcgatgtGGTGTCCGGCACCGCAG GTATAAAATGTCCAGTATGTAGCAAATTTGTGACGCCTGACGACATCGAGTGTCATTTAGTAATGTGCCTAACGAAGCCTCGCCTATCATATAATG aGGACTGTTTAACCGACGCAAAGGGCGAGTGTGTCATTTGCTTAGAGGATCTATCTCCTGGTGATATCATTGCTAGACTTCCGTGCTTATGCATCTACCATAAAGT ATGCATCGACAAATGGTTTGAAGTGAATCGTAGCTGCCCGGAACATCCGGGCGATTAG
- the LOC1271902 gene encoding E3 ubiquitin-protein ligase makorin-2 yields MPWVAPLDNAAAAQIVCRFYQYGTCRFGSTCRFIHPAAEPATIGSSCSSSTSSSSSSTTSGSSYHTGNSISDGSSPADSAPKASAGAAAPNTEQSSHTGAVDLSRWIDAPVFVPKAKLPLEQPPQPPQQQQQQQQLPPRKSKRKSDRRTVMVDESQLQLRRTRMDKSQQQQQQAEQEVEDTEEKPDEVGLDNEADNEADNEEEEDEEEEQEEEEEEEAEEEEESDGGGAVGGLAAAAAGSPLLSYANVVTMNNNHNGTEPEVGPAGEVRLCAHYEKHGLCPLADCVHVHGELCELCQRYCLDPRDREQQRRHNADCIREHELEMEHAFAVQRSRDKSCGICLDVVMEKRAREQRFGILPNCKHTFCLSCIRTWRKATNFANKIRRGCPTCRVPSDFVCPSFVWVEAGEEKERLIENYKQACNNTDCMHFKKGAANCPFGNKCFYRHALPSGELVDLGAPSRRRNPNRAARGHIDPLPLQEVLAALLARRSLALHDELLTSLFSDLDDSDYDLESNVRGYGFWSDSSESADDYLFDIV; encoded by the exons ATGCCGTGGGTGGCACCGTTGGACAATGCGGCTGCCGCACAGATCGTCTGCCGGTTCTACCAGTACGGTACGTGCCGGTTTGGCAGCACCTGCCGCTTCATACATCCCGCCGCCGAGCCGGCCACAAtcggcagcagctgcagcagcagcactagcagtagcagcagcagcaccaccagcggcagcagctacCACACCGGCAACAGTATCAGCGACGGCAGCAGTCCGGCCGACAGTGCACCAAAGGCCAGCGCGGGCGCCGCTGCGCCCAACACCGAACAGAGCAGCCATACAGGCGCCGTCGATCTGTCCCGCTGGATCGATGCGCCCGTCTTTGTGCCGAAAGCGAAGCTTCCCCTCGAACAGCCGCCCCAaccgccacagcagcagcagcagcagcagcagctgccgcCGCGAAAGAGCAAGCGAAAGAGCGACCGTCGCACGGTGATGGTGGACGAGTCACAGCTGCAACTGCGTCGCACAAGGATGGACAagtcacagcagcagcagcagcaagcggaGCAGGAGGTAGAGGACACAGAGGAGAAGCCGGACGAGGTCGGGCTGGACAACGAGGCCGACAATGAGGCGGACAacgaggaagaggaggacgaggaggaggagcaggaagaagaggaagaagaagaggcggaggaggaggaggagagcgatggtggtggtgcggtcgGTGGgcttgccgccgccgccgccggatCGCCCCTGCTTTCCTACGCGAACGTCGTCACGAtgaacaacaaccacaacggCACGGAGCCGGAGGTGGGGCCGGCCGGCGAGGTGCGGCTCTGCGCCCACTACGAAAAGCACGGCCTCTGCCCGCTCGCCGACTGCGTGCACGTGCACGGCGAGCTGTGCGAGCTCTGCCAGCGGTACTGTCTCGATCCGCGCGACcgggagcagcagcggcgCCACAACGCCGACTGCATCCGGGAGCACGAGCTGGAGATGGAGCACGCGTTCGCGGTCCAGCGGTCGCGCGACAAATCGTGCGGCATCTGTCTCGACGTGGTGATGGAGAAGCGGGCCCGGGAGCAGCGGTTCGGCATACTGCCCAACTGCAAGCACACCTTCTGCCTGAGCTGCATCCGCACCTGGCGCAAGGCGACCAACTTTGCCAACAAAATCAGAAG GGGCTGCCCGACCTGCCGCGTGCCGTCCGACTTCGTCTGCCCGAGCTTCGTCTGGGTGGAGGCGGGCGAGGAGAAGGAGCGGCTGATCGAGAACTACAAGCAGGCGTGCAACAACACCGACTGCATGCACTTCAAGAAGGGTGCCGCCAACTGCCCGTTCGGCAACAAGTGCTTCTACCGGCACGCGCTCCCGTCCGGCGAGCTGGTCGACCTGGGGGCGCCGTCCCGCCGCCGCAACCCGAACCGGGCCGCCCGGGGGCACATCGATCCGCTGCCGCTGCAGGAGGTGCTCGCGGCCCTGCTCGCCCGCCGCAGCCTCGCCCTGCACGACGAGCTGCTGACGTCGCTGTTTTCCGACCTGGACGACTCGGACTACGATCTCGAGTCGAACGTGCGCGGGTACGGTTTCTGGTCGGACTCGTCCGAATCCGCCGACGACTATCTGTTCGACATTGTTTGA
- the LOC1271901 gene encoding antigen 5 like allergen Cul n 1, with translation MYGLRCVSALLLVGCLLNVVAVCWSDLTTLRYDTTTGDAESSAEPFTDVPSTVQPAALPPGAGADYIDAVEWAEPSAYDVYCRPDLCLRYNRAGLLEAKRHVACGFNGSFADACPPGRMIQKIDAQLRAYILHLHNEVRDRLARGDEAGFAAASRMPTVTWDDELANLAEINVRSCRFEHDECRSTYQYLHAGQNLAVGSYYLETDIFEIIHNLTGLWHREYLDTTQEVLDKYTTDYNATIGHYTQMVSDRTTAIGCGVVIYPKKMEDFVFKMVLYACNYAITSIVHQPIYRKGEPASRCRTGTNPDYAGLCSWEENQFIKAVPAYV, from the exons ATGTACG GATTGCGCTGCGTCAGTGCGCTGCTGCTTGTGGGCTGTCTGCTGAACGTTGTCGCAGTGTGTTGGTCCGACCTTACCACGCTACGGTACGACACGACAACAGGCGACGCTGAGTCTAGCGCGGAACCATTCACGGACGTCCCGAGCACGGTGCAGCCAGCGGCACTGCCACCGGGTGCCGGCGCCGACTACATCGATGCGGTCGAGTGGGCCGAACCGAGCGCGTACGATGTGTACTGCAGACCGGATCTCTGCCTGCGCTACAACCGGGCCGGGCTGCTCGAGGCCAAGCGGCACGTGGCCTGCGGATTTAACGGGTCGTTTGCGGACGCGTGCCCACCGGGCCGGATGATACAGAAGATTGACGCGCAGCTGCGCGCCTACATACTCCACCTGCACAACGAGGTGCGGGACCGGTTGGCGCGGGGCGACGAGGCTGGCTTTGCGGCCGCCTCCAGGATGCCCACGGTG ACTTGGGACGATGAGTTAGCGAATTTGGCAGAAATTAACGTGCGCAGCTGCAGGTTCGAGCATGACGAGTGCCGCAGCACCTACCAGTATCTGCACGCCGGGCAAAACCTGGCCGTCGGGTCCTACTACCTTGAGACGGACATCTTCGAGATCATCCACAACCTGACCGGGCTGTGGCACCGGGAGTACCTCGACACGACCCAGGAAGTGTTGGACAAGTACACGACCGACTACAA TGCTACGATCGGGCACTACACGCAGATGGTTTCCGACCGCACGACCGCGATCGGGTGCGGCGTGGTGATCTACCCGAAAAAGATGGAGGACTTTGTGTTCAAGATGGTGCTGTACGCGTGCAACTACGCTATCACCAGCATCGTGCACCAGCCAATCTACCGGAAGGGCGAGCCGGCGAGCCGCTGCCGCACGGGCACCAATCCGGACTATGCCGGGCTGTGTAGCTGGGAGGAAAATCAGTTTATTAAAGCAGTGCCTGCGTATGTTTGA
- the LOC1271900 gene encoding antigen 5 like allergen Cul n 1: MAKQRLQLALLLLLLPLHSVAYKDGEYCNICKEHVACGNVDELHGSCVQYENVSLALLTRYRDAILHRVNALRHTFAIGHLPGFNESYGPMHAVAWDAEMADLCRMNLNTCRFAHDKCRGTLRFPYSGQTLGKLTKCVAPKNVDDLQIRVLPHVILHLIDRWYLEHEVTHPADVKHYSQHSSSRKFQIGHFLQLINCNVCRMGCSLVSYREHRKGLVCDTYILCCNYSYINIVNRPICNVHRYEQSCKRDHQFPGLCEQCHL; encoded by the exons ATGGCCAAGCAACGTCTGcagctggcgctgctgctgctgctgctaccgttgCACAGCGTCGCGTACAAGGACGGCGAGTACTGCAACATCTGCAAGGAGCACGTGGCGTGCGGCAACGTGGACGAACTGCACGGCAGCTGCGTCCAGTACGAGAACGTGAGCCTGGCGCTGCTCACCCGCTACCGGGACGCGATACTGCACCGGGTGAACGCTTTGCGGCACACGTTCGCGATCGGCCATCTGCCCGGGTTTAACGAGTCGTACGGTCCGATGCATGCCGTCGCGTGGGACGCAGAAATGGCCGACCTGTGCCGGATGAACCTGAACACGTGCCGCTTCGCGCACGACAAGTGCCGCGGTACGCTGCGCTTCCCGTACAGCGGCCAAACGCTCGGCAAGCTGACCAAGTGTGTGGCGCCGAAGAATGTGGACGATCTGCAGATCCGCGTCCTGCCGCACGTCATCCTGCATCTGATCGACCGGTGGTATCTGGAGCACGAGGTGACGCACCCAGCGGACGTGAAGCACTACTCGCAGCATTCCTC GTCGCGCAAGTTCCAAATCGGACACTTTCTGCAGCTAATCAACTGCAACGTCTGCCGCATGGGCTGCTCGCTCGTCTCCTACCGGGAGCATCGCAAGGGCTTGGTGTGCGACACGTACATCCTCTGCTGCAACTATTCCTACATCAACATCGTCAACCGGCCGATCTGCAACGTGCATCGGTACGAGCAGAGCTGCAAAAGGGACCACCAGTTTCCCGGCCTCTGTGAGCAGTGTCACCTCTAG
- the LOC4576172 gene encoding glycine-rich selenoprotein, with protein sequence MVYISRNGAVQEAQPWGVDRIKGLIMGFFNFLVMFFRTMLDFQGGGGSGGRDTTRGYGGSGGGGGGGPPGGGPRRRPIGRPMTLSDCTIPGGG encoded by the exons ATGGTGTACATTTCAAGAA ACGGCGCAGTACAGGAAGCCCAACCATGGGGCGTCGATCGCATAAAGGGCCTCATCATGGGGTTCTTTAACTTCCTGGTAATGTT CTTCCGCACGATGCTGGATTTCCAGGGCGGCGGTGGTTCGGGCGGCCGTGATACGACTCGTGGCTACGGGGGCAGTGGCggcgggggtggtggtggtccgcCCGGTGGTGGGCCGCGCCGGAGGCCAATCGGACGCCCGATGACCCTGTCCGACTGCACCATTCCCGGTGGCGGATGA